One genomic window of Bacteroidia bacterium includes the following:
- a CDS encoding GDYXXLXY domain-containing protein has protein sequence MKKYKRLIIILNLALFLLYFNYLIFQKEDLLDSGQLVLLKLAPVDPRSLMQGDYMSLRYDIPAKFDFAKLSERGYCVVRLDEYGVAALIRFQEDITPLGSGEYLIKYALVDKWNLKFGAESFFFQEGQSQKYEVAEYGGLKVDDNGNSLLSGLYDKYKKKIN, from the coding sequence ATGAAAAAATATAAACGGCTGATAATAATTCTAAACTTAGCTCTTTTTTTGCTCTATTTTAACTACTTGATATTTCAGAAAGAAGACCTATTAGATAGCGGCCAGTTAGTTTTATTAAAACTTGCACCCGTTGATCCCCGTTCCTTAATGCAAGGGGATTATATGTCGCTTCGTTATGATATTCCGGCAAAATTTGATTTTGCCAAATTATCCGAAAGAGGCTATTGTGTTGTTCGGCTTGATGAATACGGAGTTGCAGCATTAATACGATTTCAGGAAGACATAACTCCACTGGGTTCGGGTGAATATTTAATTAAATATGCCTTAGTTGATAAATGGAATCTTAAATTTGGCGCAGAGTCTTTCTTTTTTCAAGAAGGGCAATCCCAAAAATATGAAGTAGCAGAATATGGCGGCCTAAAAGTTGATGATAATGGAAACAGCTTGTTGTCTGGCCTTTATGATAAATACAAAAAGAAAATCAACTGA
- a CDS encoding DUF4401 domain-containing protein, with amino-acid sequence MKTKEELRDLLDSFQATAENKNITFDEEAILAAYSKNQNGQSLPIKILSVLGGILATAAFLGFLLVAGLYNSIEGQLIFGIIFTTAAIWVNKKYDAIILDTVSISSFLIGLILLAFSLSQLELNGSLICVIFILIALGSLTIAQNYLLSFISVLIINGSILALIVLNKAYELAQFYAAALALALTIFLLWEAKIITMNVRISKLYNPLKTGLSFSFLSGLILLGVRTILPISPDYLWITSGIIILAIVYVVFNLLRAFDIGEDWHKITACILVVITLLPTVLSPAISGSILFMILSFRVNYKLGLVLGIISSIYFIAQYYYDLRFTLLTKSILLFSAGIFFAILYLVIYKKLIINEKI; translated from the coding sequence ATGAAAACTAAAGAAGAACTTAGGGATCTGTTAGATTCCTTTCAGGCTACGGCAGAAAATAAAAATATAACGTTTGATGAAGAGGCAATATTAGCAGCCTATTCTAAAAACCAAAACGGGCAGTCGCTACCCATAAAAATACTGTCTGTTTTGGGCGGAATATTGGCAACCGCTGCATTTTTAGGATTCCTTTTGGTAGCCGGATTATACAACTCTATCGAAGGGCAATTGATATTCGGGATAATCTTTACCACAGCTGCTATCTGGGTAAACAAAAAATATGATGCCATAATATTAGATACCGTAAGCATTTCTTCTTTCTTAATTGGCCTTATCTTATTGGCTTTCAGCCTTTCTCAATTAGAATTAAATGGAAGCTTAATCTGTGTTATTTTTATCTTGATTGCTCTTGGCTCATTGACTATTGCTCAAAACTATCTATTATCATTTATTTCTGTGTTGATAATCAATGGGAGCATATTGGCACTCATTGTGCTTAACAAAGCCTATGAATTGGCTCAGTTTTATGCTGCGGCACTTGCTTTAGCTCTAACTATTTTTCTTTTGTGGGAAGCAAAGATAATCACAATGAACGTTAGGATTTCTAAACTCTATAACCCCCTAAAAACCGGACTAAGTTTCTCTTTTTTAAGTGGTTTAATCCTTTTAGGTGTTAGAACCATCCTACCTATTTCGCCGGATTATTTATGGATAACTTCCGGAATCATCATTTTGGCAATTGTTTATGTAGTTTTTAATCTCTTAAGAGCATTCGATATTGGCGAAGATTGGCACAAAATTACTGCTTGTATTTTGGTGGTTATTACATTATTACCAACTGTTCTATCGCCGGCTATTTCAGGTTCGATTCTCTTTATGATATTAAGTTTTCGGGTAAATTATAAACTCGGCTTAGTTTTGGGTATAATTTCTTCTATCTATTTTATTGCCCAATATTACTATGACCTACGATTTACCCTACTAACGAAATCTATACTCTTGTTTTCTGCCGGAATATTTTTTGCAATTCTATATTTAGTCATTTATAAAAAACTGATAATCAATGAAAAAATATAA
- a CDS encoding TonB-dependent receptor: MKRALLFLGCYFVYFLSFAQEDIRTKGTNKNADKKNDSATPQSKPTNPNSLLTEITGKVVDEATNEPLIGVYIKVEGKIAGTITGNDGTFRFSVDLSQPINLVFSYVGYASITLPVSKGANTNISIKMKEESIMAKEVVISASRVSETILESPITVEKIDLLTIKELPATSVYDAVATMKGADQMGTSMLFKVINTRGFNSTTNTRFVQRVDNMDTQAPGLNFSMGAVTGGSDLDIANVELIPGAASALYGPNAFNGILNVTTKDPFKYPGVSASIRGGANHLDGKDAPVSPYYDAAIRFAKVINNRLGFKFNLSMVKANDWHSTDYQDVANYSGVDVNTPGPQNPGYDGLNIYGDEVSIVVDSLTLAGFGIAGVPLKKTRIGRNGFREQDLVDYNTYNFKADFSLHYRINEKIEISGLSRYSNGTTVYQSQNRYSIKDFNFTQHKIELNGDNFFLRAYGSFENAGKSYDSRFAAINVNRMAKSDANWFNQYFVAYSGKFVNDPMLSQIYSIIRPNGPAIKPLDHDAARAFANANNEDIYRGLVQLFGGDPNHPSALPFKGRAAYQAGTPEFEQALDKVTSIANFGNGARFLDKSSLYHVEGQYNFKNEVKFMDLLAGGNYRAYIMNSQGTIFSDTNGVLKNYEFGVYVQASKRLLKNHLKLIGSIRTDKNTNFQWQYSPRIAAIVSLGKNNNHNFRVSAQTGFRMPTLQAQYINLFVSVYQYIGALRPSDEAHGIIGNCYTSNSVSEYDEAVKNGVANPEKYLHRALIENIRPEKVQTFECGYKTLLFNKLYVDLNYYFNQYHDFLGSFGLWGPKKDSTGQFYQLTPGLMANPNRDNYLIRYQRFINTPTKVTAHGFSIGTMYAFSPKFSLTANYNFNEQFLTEDILKDDIINGFNTPKHKTNVGFAGRNLAKNFGFAINYRWNDTYEFFDGFGRGMVPAYNVVDAQVSYRVPKINTNFRIGGTNILNNRHTEAYGSPTIGAMVYFQIIYDQLF, encoded by the coding sequence ATGAAGCGAGCGTTACTATTTTTAGGCTGTTATTTTGTTTACTTCTTATCTTTTGCGCAGGAAGATATTCGCACAAAAGGTACGAATAAAAATGCCGATAAAAAAAATGACTCTGCTACTCCGCAATCTAAACCTACTAACCCAAACTCACTATTAACCGAAATTACCGGAAAAGTTGTTGATGAAGCTACAAATGAGCCGCTAATCGGTGTTTATATAAAAGTGGAGGGAAAAATTGCCGGCACAATAACCGGAAATGACGGAACGTTTCGCTTCTCTGTGGATTTATCCCAACCTATCAATTTAGTATTTAGTTATGTTGGTTACGCAAGTATAACGTTGCCGGTTTCTAAGGGGGCAAATACCAACATTTCTATCAAAATGAAAGAAGAAAGTATTATGGCTAAAGAAGTAGTTATATCCGCTTCCCGCGTGAGCGAAACCATCTTAGAATCACCTATTACCGTAGAAAAAATTGATTTGCTTACCATTAAAGAGTTGCCGGCAACCTCTGTTTATGATGCCGTAGCAACCATGAAAGGTGCAGACCAGATGGGTACCAGTATGTTATTTAAAGTTATTAATACTCGCGGTTTTAACAGCACAACCAATACTCGTTTTGTGCAACGAGTTGATAATATGGATACTCAGGCTCCGGGGCTTAATTTTTCGATGGGAGCGGTTACCGGTGGCTCAGATTTAGACATCGCCAATGTCGAGCTAATCCCGGGAGCAGCTTCAGCCTTGTATGGCCCCAATGCTTTTAACGGTATTCTGAACGTTACAACCAAAGACCCCTTCAAATATCCGGGGGTTAGTGCCTCTATTCGTGGAGGAGCCAATCACTTAGATGGTAAAGATGCGCCGGTAAGCCCCTATTATGATGCCGCAATCCGCTTCGCCAAAGTAATTAACAACCGCTTAGGTTTTAAATTTAACCTAAGTATGGTGAAAGCAAATGACTGGCATTCAACAGATTATCAAGATGTAGCAAATTATTCCGGTGTTGACGTAAACACACCCGGCCCACAAAACCCCGGTTATGACGGCCTGAATATCTATGGAGACGAAGTAAGTATTGTCGTAGATTCTCTCACCTTAGCAGGTTTCGGCATCGCAGGAGTACCTTTAAAAAAAACACGTATCGGACGAAACGGATTCAGAGAACAGGACTTAGTGGACTACAACACCTATAACTTCAAAGCTGATTTTAGCCTGCATTACCGCATAAATGAAAAAATTGAGATTTCCGGCCTCAGCAGATATTCTAACGGAACAACTGTTTATCAATCCCAGAATCGCTACTCAATTAAGGACTTTAATTTTACCCAGCACAAAATAGAACTTAATGGTGATAATTTCTTTTTACGCGCTTATGGCAGTTTTGAAAACGCCGGTAAATCCTATGACAGCCGTTTCGCTGCCATTAATGTAAATAGAATGGCAAAAAGTGATGCAAATTGGTTTAATCAATATTTTGTTGCCTATAGCGGGAAGTTTGTAAACGATCCAATGTTAAGCCAGATTTACAGTATTATCCGCCCGAATGGCCCAGCTATTAAGCCGTTAGACCATGACGCAGCCCGCGCCTTTGCCAATGCCAATAACGAAGACATTTACCGCGGTTTAGTTCAACTGTTTGGGGGAGACCCTAACCACCCTTCGGCACTTCCATTTAAAGGTCGCGCTGCCTATCAAGCAGGTACACCGGAATTTGAACAAGCATTAGACAAGGTTACATCAATAGCTAACTTTGGAAACGGAGCCAGATTCCTTGACAAAAGTTCGCTTTACCACGTAGAAGGTCAGTATAACTTCAAAAATGAAGTTAAATTCATGGATTTATTAGCCGGTGGAAACTACCGCGCCTATATCATGAACTCACAAGGTACTATCTTCTCTGATACCAATGGAGTCTTAAAAAACTACGAATTTGGGGTTTATGTACAAGCATCCAAAAGATTGCTAAAAAACCATTTGAAGCTAATCGGCTCTATTCGTACAGACAAAAATACCAATTTCCAATGGCAATATAGCCCCAGAATAGCTGCCATAGTTTCTTTGGGAAAAAATAACAACCACAATTTTAGGGTTTCTGCCCAAACAGGATTTCGTATGCCCACGCTCCAAGCCCAATACATCAATCTATTCGTTAGTGTATATCAATATATTGGTGCGCTACGGCCTTCTGACGAAGCACACGGAATTATCGGAAACTGCTACACCTCAAACTCTGTGTCTGAATACGACGAAGCAGTAAAAAATGGCGTAGCAAACCCCGAAAAATACTTGCATCGGGCACTTATCGAAAATATCCGCCCAGAAAAAGTACAAACCTTTGAATGTGGATACAAAACACTGCTATTCAATAAATTGTATGTAGATTTAAATTACTACTTTAATCAATACCATGATTTTTTAGGAAGTTTTGGATTGTGGGGACCTAAAAAAGATTCTACCGGCCAGTTTTACCAATTAACTCCGGGACTAATGGCTAACCCGAATCGAGATAATTATCTTATTCGCTATCAACGATTTATTAACACTCCAACTAAGGTAACGGCGCACGGCTTCTCTATTGGAACGATGTATGCCTTTTCTCCCAAGTTTTCTCTAACAGCTAATTACAATTTTAATGAGCAGTTTTTAACCGAAGATATTCTCAAAGATGACATTATTAATGGTTTTAACACGCCAAAACATAAGACAAACGTCGGTTTTGCCGGTAGAAACCTTGCTAAAAACTTTGGCTTTGCTATAAATTACCGATGGAATGATACGTATGAGTTTTTTGATGGTTTTGGAAGAGGAATGGTGCCCGCTTACAATGTTGTAGATGCCCAAGTTTCATATCGGGTGCCAAAAATTAATACAAATTTCCGTATAGGCGGAACAAACATCTTGAATAACCGGCATACCGAAGCATACGGCTCTCCAACAATTGGAGCAATGGTTTATTTTCAAATAATATATGACCAATTATTTTGA
- a CDS encoding DUF5686 and carboxypeptidase regulatory-like domain-containing protein: MPQKQDIFFGILCVFLCNLFLPALAQENLVTLSGFVKNSKGEPLPYAILTIAGTTNGTVSNADGSYSFKLAPDTYTFRVKYLGYQTHTEVIELFKDKKITFKLIEEDLYLPDVIITQDGRDPAYGIIKNAVDRKAFYKKLNPAYQFKAYTKTKIQLSPDSKMDVKKLKEIVKDLGNGVLYLSETISEVYVKKPDIKEKIIASRVSGNKESFSLFGNLFLQFSLYEEKVEIGSGERAFISPLANNTFFYYDFKLLGSTRDNNRTIYKIQIIPKRKHDPVFQGTIYIVDQSFAVQGFDLLLTDNQPIEYVDSIRVYQTYVPYSEEVWMPFQVGFEFKGSFLKLHYSGSSSSVLSEYQFTTPIPQRDSLSLPKVDSKPTTNPKKQVKAKTTTPDKQPNKTKPKKEEDPFKNKNEILTVVEGANKKDSIFWVQTRPVPLDSLEASDFAYKDSIANLVNDPHYADSLNRKNNKLTYNKLMFGYTYKNIRNKNTFQLKPLLENISFNTMEGFLVNLSGTKTWWFGEIKRTKLGGDLRYGFSNRKISYQLLLDHYLYPKQKLWVGASGGYYVSAFGEQEQISTTVNELYSLYARQNYLKMFQRTYAQVYAKGEVTNGLKLKAAVTWEDRHSLDNTSDYSFKRSDRPYLSNIYIPNHQALIVDLSADIVFANQYISVPEGKMNLGSAWPELTLRYRQGLPFSTTASTFQWAEAILKDDFNLKLFGTLNWMIRYGSYFGNRDKIYFPDYQHFKGNQTIFRKETLRQFSLFDYYSNSTAQSWLEAHIEHQFGGFILNKVPLIRRLKWHEFMGAHFLDTPTTRHLEVSAGIGNILKVVRFDYHYRILGNSAYQNAVTVTINIPFNRE; this comes from the coding sequence ATGCCCCAAAAACAGGATATTTTTTTCGGTATTTTATGTGTTTTTTTATGTAACTTATTTTTGCCTGCATTAGCACAAGAAAATTTGGTAACCCTAAGCGGGTTTGTCAAAAATAGTAAGGGTGAACCTTTACCGTATGCTATCCTAACCATTGCAGGTACCACAAACGGTACAGTAAGTAATGCAGACGGCTCATATTCATTCAAATTAGCACCGGATACTTATACATTTCGGGTCAAATATCTGGGATACCAAACCCATACAGAGGTTATCGAATTATTTAAAGACAAAAAAATAACCTTTAAACTAATTGAAGAAGACTTGTATTTGCCGGATGTTATTATTACGCAAGACGGGCGAGACCCTGCCTACGGAATTATCAAAAATGCAGTGGATAGAAAGGCATTTTACAAAAAACTGAACCCAGCGTATCAATTTAAAGCATACACTAAAACCAAAATACAATTGTCGCCAGACAGTAAAATGGATGTAAAAAAACTCAAAGAAATTGTAAAAGATCTCGGAAACGGAGTTTTGTACCTTTCTGAAACTATATCAGAAGTTTATGTCAAAAAACCCGATATTAAAGAAAAAATAATCGCCTCCCGAGTAAGCGGAAATAAAGAATCTTTTTCATTATTCGGAAACCTATTTTTACAATTTTCTTTGTATGAAGAAAAAGTAGAAATCGGCTCAGGAGAGCGCGCTTTCATATCGCCTTTGGCAAACAATACCTTTTTTTACTATGACTTTAAACTTTTGGGAAGCACCCGAGACAATAACCGTACAATCTATAAAATTCAGATTATCCCCAAAAGAAAACATGATCCGGTATTTCAAGGAACTATTTACATTGTGGATCAATCCTTTGCAGTTCAGGGATTCGATTTGCTATTAACTGATAATCAACCTATTGAATATGTAGATTCTATTCGGGTTTATCAAACCTATGTTCCTTATTCTGAAGAAGTCTGGATGCCTTTTCAAGTCGGGTTTGAGTTTAAAGGCTCTTTCTTAAAATTGCATTATAGCGGTTCTTCATCTTCAGTATTATCTGAATATCAGTTTACAACACCCATTCCGCAAAGAGATTCTTTATCACTCCCCAAAGTGGATTCTAAACCGACCACTAACCCCAAAAAGCAAGTTAAAGCCAAGACTACAACACCGGATAAGCAACCGAACAAAACAAAACCTAAAAAGGAAGAAGACCCCTTCAAAAACAAAAATGAAATTTTAACCGTAGTTGAAGGAGCTAACAAAAAAGACTCTATTTTTTGGGTACAAACACGCCCCGTCCCCTTAGACTCATTAGAAGCATCTGATTTTGCCTACAAAGACAGCATCGCCAACTTAGTGAATGACCCGCATTACGCAGATTCACTGAATAGGAAAAACAATAAATTGACTTACAATAAGTTAATGTTTGGTTATACCTATAAAAATATTCGGAATAAAAATACATTTCAACTTAAACCGTTATTAGAAAACATCAGTTTTAATACGATGGAGGGTTTTTTGGTAAACCTAAGTGGAACAAAAACTTGGTGGTTTGGGGAAATTAAACGGACAAAGTTAGGGGGAGACCTACGTTATGGCTTTTCTAACCGAAAAATTTCTTATCAACTGCTGTTAGACCATTACCTATATCCCAAACAAAAGTTATGGGTAGGTGCGTCCGGAGGGTATTATGTGAGCGCGTTTGGAGAGCAGGAGCAGATTAGCACTACCGTAAACGAACTGTATTCTTTGTATGCTCGGCAAAACTATCTTAAAATGTTTCAACGTACTTATGCTCAGGTATATGCCAAAGGTGAAGTTACTAATGGCCTGAAACTCAAAGCTGCGGTTACTTGGGAAGACCGCCACAGCCTCGATAACACCTCCGATTATAGCTTTAAACGTTCTGACCGCCCATACCTAAGTAATATTTATATCCCTAACCATCAGGCACTTATTGTAGATTTATCTGCTGATATTGTATTTGCGAACCAATATATTTCTGTTCCGGAAGGTAAAATGAACTTAGGTTCTGCTTGGCCGGAACTCACCCTTCGCTACCGGCAAGGGCTGCCATTCAGCACCACAGCCTCTACTTTTCAATGGGCAGAAGCTATTTTAAAGGATGATTTTAACCTGAAATTATTCGGCACCTTAAATTGGATGATACGCTACGGAAGCTATTTTGGCAATCGAGATAAAATATATTTCCCTGATTACCAGCATTTTAAGGGAAATCAAACAATATTTCGCAAAGAAACTTTACGTCAATTTTCTTTATTTGATTATTACTCTAACAGTACCGCTCAAAGCTGGTTAGAAGCACACATAGAACACCAATTTGGGGGCTTTATCTTAAACAAAGTGCCACTTATTCGCCGACTTAAATGGCATGAATTTATGGGTGCTCATTTCTTGGATACCCCAACAACTCGACACTTAGAAGTCTCTGCCGGCATTGGAAACATCCTCAAAGTAGTGCGTTTTGATTACCATTATCGAATTTTAGGAAATTCTGCATACCAAAACGCTGTTACGGTTACCATTAATATTCCATTTAATAGAGAATAA
- a CDS encoding M28 family metallopeptidase, with amino-acid sequence MQVVSGSFLKSLIGSCIQLTGGRLAGSEQERKGQQWFADLLSQQGAKINWEPFQARFTAKFHLLKIFSVLGWLSLGLAIALPLLGIGLALFNAIIFIMHFFLNKKWLHLFFPVGESANVTATFEPQGEVKRTLLFSGHMDSAREFVWWYYFKKWGLFIMLFGGVLLILLPIILTLLYFFRLEINPKDLIPIWVLTISWLSLVFMHGWKISPGAQDNLSGIVTAYGAALGLLDANNHGKTILQHTRIVVVSFAAEEGGMQGSKKFAIAHPELANEHTRVINLDGIMYTSQVHVVEKEFMSQVTFDAQVCQSVSQSLKEVGIEPKPGHIPIGGTDGASLQRAGIPTTSIVALRFNTIDPTYHTRLDLPEAIENQALEKVAQALTLYAIKWDKETIG; translated from the coding sequence ATGCAGGTAGTTTCCGGTTCTTTTTTGAAATCATTGATAGGGTCGTGTATTCAGCTTACCGGTGGGCGGCTCGCGGGGAGTGAGCAGGAGCGTAAGGGGCAACAATGGTTCGCTGATTTACTGTCTCAGCAGGGAGCTAAAATCAACTGGGAGCCATTTCAAGCTCGATTTACGGCCAAGTTTCATCTGCTTAAAATATTTTCAGTTTTAGGCTGGCTTAGTTTAGGTTTAGCCATAGCCTTACCTTTGTTGGGTATTGGTTTAGCTCTTTTTAATGCGATTATCTTCATAATGCATTTTTTCTTGAACAAAAAGTGGTTGCATCTATTTTTCCCGGTGGGGGAATCTGCGAATGTAACGGCTACTTTTGAGCCGCAAGGAGAAGTTAAAAGAACGCTGCTCTTTAGTGGCCACATGGATAGCGCACGGGAATTTGTTTGGTGGTACTATTTTAAAAAATGGGGGCTATTCATAATGCTATTTGGCGGCGTATTGTTGATTTTATTGCCAATAATCCTGACACTGCTGTATTTCTTTCGTTTAGAGATAAACCCTAAGGATTTAATCCCTATTTGGGTGCTGACTATTAGCTGGTTATCTCTTGTTTTTATGCATGGTTGGAAAATATCACCCGGGGCGCAGGATAATCTTTCAGGGATAGTTACGGCCTATGGTGCAGCATTGGGATTATTAGATGCCAATAATCATGGAAAAACAATTTTACAACATACCAGAATCGTTGTAGTTAGCTTTGCAGCGGAAGAAGGCGGTATGCAGGGGTCTAAAAAGTTTGCGATAGCTCACCCCGAACTGGCAAACGAACATACCCGAGTGATTAATTTGGACGGAATCATGTACACAAGTCAAGTCCATGTGGTTGAAAAAGAATTTATGTCCCAAGTTACCTTTGATGCGCAGGTTTGTCAGAGTGTTAGCCAATCTCTAAAAGAGGTTGGAATAGAGCCTAAGCCGGGGCATATCCCCATTGGCGGAACTGACGGCGCCAGCTTACAACGTGCCGGAATCCCCACAACATCAATTGTTGCGCTACGCTTTAATACCATTGACCCTACCTACCACACCCGCTTAGATCTACCGGAAGCTATTGAAAATCAAGCATTAGAAAAAGTAGCTCAAGCATTAACTTTGTATGCTATTAAGTGGGATAAAGAAACAATTGGCTGA
- a CDS encoding GWxTD domain-containing protein has protein sequence MLWVLRVCLWVLLWATLLCRQGFGIIETKWQIELARTVEPNIGHELRVLIPNDFYFWEQQNNYCHAEILVSIVVRSAMMQALYADERSETSAYALSQSNPKFFFFRFWIPPTLGGNAVEIFIENPVTRRHILWQSEYSLPAHNKIETSLPMFLNSETQTPILSKYFPVDVKILQVEIAAQGIISKPVVLQQTLLKRDNTTSNPDAVAYVPVEYQSHVVRPTTKKQTMNQKITLTNLDPGEYLVQWIWFADDQVIGESSKSFILPWNGINQIFENIDDAIEQLIYCTTNKEIQTLLQIPNKELKQNEFIHFWEKQPVYQEPVYLKIGKYYQQIKLAKEKFGSWQNDQSRIFFQLGLPQQIKYIGKKLYWHYPELNLSIGFHQEKGIWKVDPI, from the coding sequence ATGCTTTGGGTACTTAGGGTTTGCTTGTGGGTGCTTTTATGGGCAACGCTTCTTTGCCGACAGGGATTTGGCATTATAGAAACAAAGTGGCAAATTGAATTGGCTCGTACCGTAGAGCCTAACATCGGCCATGAGCTAAGAGTACTCATTCCCAATGACTTCTATTTTTGGGAGCAGCAAAACAATTATTGTCATGCTGAAATTTTAGTTTCGATAGTTGTCCGTTCAGCTATGATGCAAGCCCTGTATGCAGATGAACGTTCCGAAACATCGGCCTACGCACTAAGCCAGTCTAATCCTAAATTTTTCTTTTTTCGTTTTTGGATTCCGCCTACTTTAGGTGGTAATGCGGTAGAAATATTTATCGAAAATCCGGTTACCCGCCGGCATATTTTATGGCAAAGCGAATACTCACTTCCGGCACACAACAAGATAGAAACAAGCTTACCAATGTTTCTCAACAGCGAAACACAAACCCCAATTCTAAGTAAATATTTTCCGGTTGATGTTAAAATATTGCAGGTTGAAATAGCTGCACAGGGAATCATAAGTAAGCCCGTTGTGCTGCAGCAAACCCTGCTTAAACGAGATAATACCACCTCTAATCCCGATGCAGTTGCCTATGTACCAGTTGAATACCAATCTCACGTGGTACGCCCAACAACAAAAAAACAAACCATGAACCAAAAAATAACCTTAACCAACTTAGACCCCGGAGAATACTTAGTACAATGGATTTGGTTCGCAGATGACCAAGTAATTGGAGAATCCAGCAAATCCTTCATCTTACCATGGAATGGAATCAATCAGATATTTGAAAATATAGATGATGCCATCGAACAACTGATTTACTGCACCACAAACAAAGAAATACAAACTCTTCTACAAATCCCTAATAAAGAACTGAAACAAAATGAATTTATTCATTTTTGGGAAAAACAGCCTGTTTATCAAGAACCTGTTTATCTAAAAATCGGAAAATATTATCAACAAATTAAGTTAGCAAAAGAAAAATTTGGCTCATGGCAAAACGACCAAAGTAGAATCTTTTTCCAATTAGGGCTTCCCCAACAAATAAAATATATCGGAAAAAAACTCTATTGGCACTACCCTGAACTAAACCTAAGTATCGGCTTTCACCAAGAAAAAGGTATCTGGAAAGTTGACCCCATATAA
- a CDS encoding DUF2157 domain-containing protein, producing the protein MKNIQREDIHLISQHSNLTQEDIEKSLESNVYNSKEAWLSFFRLLLGSLAVGLTVSGIIFFLAYNWAGLHKFVKLGLTEGLLIAVTGLVLLAKIDTNTRNLILTGASFLIGALFALFGQIYQTGADSYNLFLAWTIFITLWVAISDFAPLWLLYIILVNTTLLLYIQQIAKNLPDSLIFDLLLILNSIFLISGILISRKNKAITIPTWFLNTLALACAAISTLGISIGILDHHNLILLILISLVAILFALGIWYALKINSIFYLSLIAFSLIIIASSLLANILDNEIMFLLVGVFIASSITLTVRFLLILQKKWAHEN; encoded by the coding sequence ATGAAAAATATACAACGGGAAGATATTCACCTAATAAGTCAACACAGCAATTTGACTCAAGAAGATATTGAAAAATCCTTAGAATCAAATGTTTATAATAGCAAAGAGGCTTGGTTAAGTTTTTTTCGTTTGCTTTTGGGTAGTTTAGCTGTTGGCCTTACGGTATCCGGTATTATTTTCTTTTTGGCATATAACTGGGCGGGACTGCATAAATTCGTTAAACTGGGGCTAACAGAAGGGCTGTTAATTGCAGTTACCGGCTTAGTACTATTAGCCAAAATAGACACAAATACACGGAACCTGATTCTAACGGGGGCTTCCTTTTTGATTGGGGCTTTATTCGCCCTATTCGGGCAAATTTATCAAACAGGTGCTGACTCTTACAATCTCTTTTTGGCTTGGACAATTTTCATTACGCTGTGGGTTGCTATATCAGATTTCGCTCCATTATGGCTGCTGTATATTATCTTGGTTAATACAACACTTTTATTGTATATTCAGCAAATAGCCAAAAACTTACCTGATTCGTTGATTTTTGATTTACTACTTATTCTGAATTCTATATTCCTGATTTCTGGTATTCTTATTTCTCGAAAAAATAAAGCAATAACCATTCCCACTTGGTTTTTGAATACACTCGCATTAGCTTGTGCGGCTATTTCAACGCTTGGAATTAGCATTGGAATCCTTGACCATCATAATCTTATCTTGCTGATTTTAATTTCATTAGTTGCTATACTTTTTGCCTTAGGCATTTGGTATGCGCTAAAAATCAACAGTATTTTTTATCTTTCATTAATCGCATTTAGTCTTATCATTATTGCCTCATCTCTATTGGCTAACATTTTAGATAACGAAATAATGTTTTTGCTTGTGGGTGTATTTATTGCTTCCAGTATTACATTGACAGTCAGATTTTTACTTATTCTTCAAAAAAAATGGGCACATGAAAACTAA